The Polynucleobacter sp. TSB-Sco08W16 genome includes a region encoding these proteins:
- a CDS encoding undecaprenyl-diphosphate phosphatase: protein MDLILLLKAVILGVVEGFTEFLPISSTGHLILVGDLLDFNDERGKAFEVIIQFGAILAVCWEFREKLLKVAHSIFASANSRRFVLNLLIASAPAMGLGFLFGKHIKAVLFSPVPVATAFIVGALIIFWAERRQGKVNNLNSHIHSVDDLSYLDALKVGIAQCAALIPGTSRSGATIIGGMLFGLPRAVATEFSFFLAIPVIGGATAYELLKLWKNPVNISGEFSLAIAIGFVAAFISAFVCVRWLIHYVAHHNFIPFAWYRIAFGLLVLLTSYTGLIAWSH from the coding sequence ATGGATCTAATATTGTTGCTAAAAGCAGTCATTCTGGGGGTAGTAGAGGGCTTCACGGAGTTTTTGCCGATCTCTAGTACTGGGCACCTGATCTTGGTTGGGGATTTGCTTGATTTCAATGATGAGCGTGGTAAAGCCTTCGAGGTCATCATCCAATTCGGCGCAATTTTGGCAGTGTGCTGGGAGTTTCGAGAAAAGCTCCTGAAGGTTGCCCATTCTATTTTTGCTAGCGCAAATTCCCGCCGTTTCGTTTTGAATCTATTGATTGCTTCGGCTCCAGCGATGGGTCTTGGTTTCCTATTCGGAAAGCACATTAAAGCAGTATTGTTTTCGCCGGTACCGGTTGCAACTGCTTTCATCGTCGGTGCATTAATTATTTTCTGGGCAGAACGTCGCCAGGGAAAAGTCAATAACCTTAATAGTCATATCCATTCCGTCGATGATCTCTCGTACTTAGATGCTCTGAAAGTTGGTATTGCGCAATGTGCTGCATTAATTCCAGGCACATCCCGCTCTGGAGCCACAATCATCGGTGGAATGTTGTTTGGCCTGCCACGCGCTGTTGCTACTGAATTTTCTTTCTTCCTCGCAATTCCTGTGATTGGAGGCGCCACTGCTTATGAGTTATTAAAGCTGTGGAAAAATCCTGTAAATATCTCTGGTGAATTCAGTCTTGCCATCGCCATTGGCTTTGTCGCCGCATTTATTTCTGCCTTTGTGTGTGTGCGCTGGTTGATTCATTACGTAGCACACCATAATTTCATCCCATTCGCCTGGTACCGAATCGCCTTTGGATTGCTGGTGCTGTTGACATCCTATACCGGCTTAATTGCCTGGTCGCATTAA
- a CDS encoding DUF2721 domain-containing protein — protein sequence MDVSIDAITNNIQLALAPVFLLTAVATLINAISGRLARTVDRMRSIQKMLYEGGVKDEQSLRHMEVEANEAKIRGRLCTAAIFFDVLSGVFISLTVLELFFFQAGAVRSLQTSYVIWTFVMGLISFMTSLLIVLAEVVYAYRSAGWSAPRNY from the coding sequence ATGGATGTATCAATTGACGCAATCACGAACAATATCCAGTTAGCCTTAGCACCAGTATTTTTATTAACGGCCGTTGCCACTTTGATTAATGCAATTTCTGGCCGTCTAGCCAGAACAGTAGACCGTATGCGCTCCATTCAAAAAATGCTTTATGAGGGTGGCGTCAAAGATGAGCAGTCATTAAGGCATATGGAGGTTGAGGCAAATGAAGCCAAGATCCGTGGCCGCTTATGTACTGCCGCTATCTTTTTTGACGTGTTAAGTGGCGTATTTATTTCCCTAACAGTTCTTGAGCTATTTTTCTTTCAGGCTGGTGCGGTACGGTCTTTGCAAACAAGCTATGTCATTTGGACCTTTGTTATGGGTCTGATATCCTTCATGACATCCCTATTGATTGTTTTAGCTGAAGTGGTTTATGCCTATAGATCCGCCGGCTGGAGCGCCCCTAGAAACTATTAA
- a CDS encoding UDP-glucuronic acid decarboxylase family protein, with protein sequence MNKILITGGAGFLGSHLTEKLLKEGNDVLVVDNYFTGSKANLAHLLPNPNLELMRHDVTFPLYVETNQIYNLACPASPVHYQYDPVQTTKTSVHGAINMLGLAKRTRARILQASTSEVYGDPEVHPQPEEYWGKVNPIGIRSCYDEGKRCAETLFFDYNRQHNLDIKVVRIFNTYGPRMHPNDGRVVSNFIVQALQGKDITIYGDGQQTRSFCYVDDLIDAMVRMMNSEQGFTGPVNIGNPGEFTMLQLAETVLRLSGSKSKIIHQPLPSDDPKQRQPNIELAKAKLGWQPKVNLEDGLKETIAYFKKVVA encoded by the coding sequence ATGAACAAAATTCTCATCACTGGTGGCGCTGGTTTCTTAGGCTCACACCTAACCGAAAAGCTGCTCAAAGAAGGCAATGATGTCTTGGTGGTAGATAACTACTTTACGGGCTCTAAGGCAAACTTGGCGCATTTATTGCCCAACCCCAACTTAGAGTTGATGCGTCACGATGTGACCTTTCCGCTCTATGTAGAGACTAATCAGATCTATAACTTAGCTTGCCCAGCATCTCCAGTGCATTACCAATATGATCCAGTGCAAACGACTAAGACTAGTGTGCATGGTGCGATTAATATGCTGGGCCTTGCTAAAAGAACACGGGCCCGTATCTTGCAAGCCTCCACTAGTGAAGTTTATGGTGACCCAGAGGTGCATCCCCAACCAGAGGAGTACTGGGGTAAGGTTAATCCGATTGGTATTCGTTCTTGCTATGACGAGGGTAAGCGTTGTGCTGAGACCCTCTTTTTTGATTACAACCGTCAACACAATCTCGATATCAAAGTAGTACGCATCTTTAATACCTATGGTCCCCGCATGCATCCGAATGATGGGCGCGTAGTGAGCAACTTTATTGTGCAAGCCCTGCAAGGCAAAGACATCACCATTTATGGTGATGGCCAGCAAACCAGAAGCTTTTGCTACGTGGATGATTTGATTGATGCCATGGTCAGAATGATGAATTCTGAGCAGGGCTTTACTGGCCCAGTCAATATTGGCAATCCAGGTGAGTTCACTATGCTGCAGTTGGCTGAAACGGTGCTCAGGCTCTCTGGTAGCAAATCTAAAATCATTCACCAACCTTTGCCGTCCGATGATCCAAAGCAGCGCCAACCGAATATTGAATTAGCCAAAGCGAAGTTAGGTTGGCAGCCCAAGGTGAATCTTGAGGATGGCCTGAAAGAAACGATTGCCTACTTTAAAAAGGTTGTAGCGTAA
- the trmB gene encoding tRNA (guanosine(46)-N7)-methyltransferase TrmB translates to MTHNQAGDKEVKRFDRIRSFVLRAGRTTAGQQRAIDDLGPRFLISYQDQPLDLVDAFDGSTQPKILEIGFGMGETTAKIAALRSQDDFLAIEVHTPGVGALLKLIGENDLTNLRLIRHDAVEVLQNMIAPHSLDGIHIYFADPWHKKRHHKRRLIQAQFVRLLVSRLKVGGYLHLATDWHNYAEQMVLVLNAEPTLQNTSSQHICIETFGAEDIAKPQELEKELNEFKPSAEQLSAQHLGYVERPAYRPVTKFENRGIKLGHGVWDLVYTKK, encoded by the coding sequence TTGACTCACAATCAAGCAGGCGATAAAGAAGTAAAGCGTTTTGATCGAATTCGCTCTTTTGTCCTCAGAGCAGGAAGAACTACCGCTGGGCAACAGCGCGCTATTGATGATTTAGGCCCGCGATTTCTGATTTCTTACCAAGATCAACCACTTGATTTAGTGGATGCATTTGACGGGTCTACGCAACCCAAGATTTTAGAAATCGGTTTTGGTATGGGCGAGACTACTGCCAAGATTGCAGCCTTACGTAGCCAAGATGATTTTCTAGCAATTGAAGTGCATACCCCAGGAGTAGGCGCCCTATTGAAGTTGATTGGGGAAAATGATCTCACCAACTTACGACTCATTCGTCATGATGCCGTTGAAGTCTTGCAGAATATGATTGCACCTCATTCTCTGGATGGCATTCATATTTACTTTGCTGACCCTTGGCACAAAAAGCGCCATCACAAGCGTCGTCTGATACAGGCTCAATTTGTCAGATTACTGGTATCCCGCCTAAAGGTGGGTGGGTACTTGCATCTGGCAACCGATTGGCATAACTATGCAGAGCAAATGGTATTGGTGCTGAATGCAGAGCCAACTCTGCAAAATACTTCTAGCCAACACATCTGTATAGAAACCTTTGGCGCTGAAGATATCGCCAAGCCACAAGAGCTTGAAAAGGAATTAAATGAATTCAAGCCCAGCGCTGAGCAATTGAGTGCACAGCATCTAGGTTATGTTGAGCGACCAGCTTATCGTCCAGTGACAAAGTTTGAAAACCGTGGCATTAAGCTAGGCCACGGCGTCTGGGATTTAGTCTATACAAAGAAATAA
- a CDS encoding NAD-dependent succinate-semialdehyde dehydrogenase, protein MEKIDIRSFLKDHKLFKEQAFINGKWIDSKERFNITNPATDEIIASVSNLGPHQAEQAIAAAEKALPAWRNKTGKERAQIMRQWFDLIIEHTQDLATLMTLEQGKPLAEAAGEVVYGASFVEWFAEEAKRVAGSIPATTWGDKRMMVLKQAIGVCVAITPWNFPIAMITRKIAPALAAGCTIVIKPAELTPLSALALAELAIQAGIPDGVINILTADAQQSIAIGKTLCASPTVRHLSFTGSTEVGRILMEQCAPTVKKLALELGGHAPFIVFEDADIDAAVSGAITSKFRNSGQTCVCANRFYVHKKVQDQFVEKFVAALTKIKVGNGMDPGVTQGPLIETAALEKVEKHVADAITKGAKLVAGGKRTFATKNFYEPTILSNVTSEMLITYEETFGPVAPIIPFETDEEVIASANNSQFGLASYFYSRDIGRIWKVAEALDYGIVGVNTGLISNEVAPFGGVKQSGLGREGSIYGMDEYLEMKYVCVGL, encoded by the coding sequence ATGGAAAAAATCGATATTCGTAGTTTTCTAAAAGATCACAAACTCTTCAAAGAACAGGCCTTTATTAACGGCAAATGGATTGACTCTAAAGAGCGCTTTAATATAACTAATCCAGCTACCGATGAAATCATTGCCTCCGTTAGTAACCTAGGCCCACATCAGGCTGAGCAAGCTATCGCTGCAGCCGAGAAGGCATTGCCAGCATGGCGCAATAAAACGGGCAAGGAGCGTGCTCAAATCATGCGCCAATGGTTTGATCTGATTATTGAACATACCCAAGACTTAGCGACTTTGATGACTTTAGAGCAAGGCAAGCCGCTAGCAGAAGCTGCCGGAGAGGTTGTTTATGGCGCATCATTTGTTGAGTGGTTTGCAGAAGAGGCCAAACGTGTAGCTGGATCGATTCCAGCTACAACTTGGGGCGATAAACGCATGATGGTGCTCAAGCAAGCTATTGGCGTTTGTGTAGCCATTACCCCCTGGAACTTTCCAATTGCAATGATTACTCGCAAAATTGCACCAGCTTTGGCTGCAGGCTGCACGATTGTTATTAAGCCTGCCGAGCTAACACCCTTATCTGCCCTAGCCCTGGCAGAACTTGCAATTCAAGCGGGCATTCCTGATGGCGTCATTAATATTTTGACTGCTGATGCGCAGCAATCTATCGCCATTGGTAAAACCCTATGTGCCTCACCAACTGTTCGCCATCTCTCCTTCACGGGTTCAACGGAAGTTGGGCGCATTTTGATGGAACAATGTGCACCTACTGTTAAGAAGCTCGCCTTGGAATTGGGTGGGCATGCACCCTTCATCGTATTTGAGGATGCGGATATTGACGCTGCGGTTAGTGGCGCAATCACGTCAAAATTTAGAAACTCTGGTCAGACCTGTGTGTGCGCTAATCGCTTTTATGTCCATAAAAAAGTTCAAGATCAATTTGTAGAAAAGTTTGTAGCAGCCCTCACCAAAATTAAAGTGGGCAATGGAATGGATCCAGGCGTTACCCAGGGGCCACTCATTGAAACGGCTGCCCTGGAAAAAGTAGAGAAACATGTGGCTGATGCCATTACAAAGGGCGCCAAATTGGTTGCTGGCGGCAAAAGAACTTTTGCCACAAAGAACTTCTATGAGCCCACCATCCTGTCTAACGTGACAAGTGAGATGCTGATTACCTATGAAGAGACTTTTGGCCCTGTTGCACCCATCATTCCCTTTGAAACAGACGAGGAAGTGATCGCGTCAGCCAATAACAGTCAATTTGGTCTTGCCTCCTACTTCTACAGTCGTGACATTGGGCGCATCTGGAAAGTAGCAGAAGCCCTGGACTACGGAATTGTGGGGGTCAATACAGGCCTGATTTCGAACGAGGTTGCCCCTTTTGGAGGCGTCAAGCAGTCTGGCCTGGGTCGCGAAGGCAGCATCTATGGAATGGATGAATACCTGGAAATGAAGTATGTCTGTGTTGGCTTGTAA
- the nusB gene encoding transcription antitermination factor NusB, with amino-acid sequence MSKSGINPSQSPASKDGADVKSAAPKRSLTPRRRAREYALQGVYQSLVVRRAGSLPNSAAIAKQLSEDPAFKRCQLDLFTGIFEGVLDRTDELEAIITPALDRPINELSPVEHAALLIGTYELAVDLSVPYKVAINEAVELAKTFGGTDGHKYVNGVLDLLAQKLRTVETQAN; translated from the coding sequence ATGAGTAAATCCGGTATCAATCCCTCACAGTCACCAGCCTCCAAGGATGGGGCAGATGTTAAATCAGCCGCTCCAAAGCGCTCCCTGACACCACGTCGCCGCGCCCGTGAGTATGCCCTCCAAGGCGTGTATCAAAGCTTAGTAGTACGTCGTGCAGGAAGCCTGCCCAATAGCGCTGCGATTGCTAAGCAGCTCTCCGAAGATCCTGCCTTTAAGCGTTGCCAGCTGGATTTATTTACCGGAATTTTTGAGGGCGTCTTAGATCGCACGGATGAACTAGAAGCCATCATTACTCCTGCCCTTGACCGCCCCATTAATGAACTTTCTCCAGTAGAGCATGCCGCCCTTTTGATCGGTACTTACGAATTAGCTGTTGATCTTTCAGTGCCATATAAAGTTGCCATCAATGAAGCTGTTGAGCTTGCTAAGACCTTTGGCGGCACTGACGGGCACAAGTACGTTAATGGTGTTCTGGATTTGCTGGCGCAAAAATTACGTACCGTAGAAACACAGGCCAATTAA
- the ribH gene encoding 6,7-dimethyl-8-ribityllumazine synthase, whose product MTDSSNDFVGVLEADLNGQDLRIGIVQARFNEDYCVALTHACINELIALGVSQADIKLVTVPGALEIPFALQKLAETGEFDGLVALGAVIRGETYHFELVSNESAAGITRISIDSGLPIANGVLTCDTDEQAHERVNVKGADCAKAVVEMANLALALTPDIDIQMNTGEE is encoded by the coding sequence ATGACCGATTCAAGCAATGACTTTGTAGGCGTTTTAGAGGCAGACCTCAACGGCCAAGATTTACGCATTGGCATCGTACAAGCACGCTTTAATGAAGATTATTGTGTCGCACTCACACATGCCTGTATCAATGAATTGATTGCTTTAGGTGTATCGCAAGCAGACATCAAGTTAGTTACTGTTCCTGGCGCACTGGAAATTCCTTTTGCCCTTCAAAAACTTGCTGAAACAGGTGAATTTGATGGCCTTGTAGCATTGGGCGCAGTGATTCGTGGTGAGACTTATCACTTCGAGCTAGTCTCGAATGAATCTGCTGCAGGCATTACTCGCATCTCAATCGATTCTGGTTTGCCAATTGCTAATGGCGTACTTACTTGCGATACGGATGAGCAAGCGCATGAGCGTGTGAACGTAAAGGGTGCTGATTGCGCCAAAGCCGTTGTAGAAATGGCCAATCTTGCTTTAGCCCTCACTCCCGATATTGATATCCAAATGAACACTGGTGAAGAGTAA
- the ribBA gene encoding bifunctional 3,4-dihydroxy-2-butanone-4-phosphate synthase/GTP cyclohydrolase II translates to MPNTLTSTEEIIAELRAGRMVILVDEEDRENEGDLVLAADHVSAEAVNFMAKHGRGLICLTLTRERCQQLNLPLMVRDNGTSMGTNFTVSIEAASGVTTGISAADRALTIKTAVASNAKPSDLVQPGHVFPLMAQPGGVLIRSGHTEAGCDLAAMAGCSPTSVICEIMKDDGSMARLPDLLEFAKEHQLKIGSIADLIQYRSQHESIVVREGVREFITPWGKFEGIIYRDTPSSCIHIALVNGKPSEAEETLVRVHEPVTVLDFLDANVSTHSWPLAQALQQLAAAPAGVAVLLNAAGIAAPNDADWLAQFQKLNQSKEEVIKPLARKTDFRSYGIGAQILKDIGVGKMRLLANPSPVPSLSGYKLEVTGYTPYQPK, encoded by the coding sequence ATGCCAAATACCCTTACCTCCACCGAAGAAATCATTGCCGAGCTCCGCGCTGGCCGGATGGTCATTCTTGTTGATGAAGAAGATCGTGAGAATGAAGGTGATTTAGTCTTGGCGGCAGATCACGTTAGTGCTGAGGCAGTCAATTTCATGGCCAAGCATGGTCGTGGACTTATTTGCCTGACCCTAACCCGTGAACGCTGTCAGCAACTAAATTTGCCATTGATGGTGCGCGATAACGGCACTTCAATGGGTACCAACTTCACAGTCTCTATTGAAGCTGCCAGCGGTGTGACCACTGGTATCTCTGCAGCAGATCGCGCCCTTACCATTAAAACTGCCGTAGCATCTAACGCCAAACCAAGCGACTTAGTTCAGCCAGGCCACGTGTTTCCTTTGATGGCTCAACCAGGCGGAGTATTGATTCGATCTGGCCACACTGAAGCAGGTTGTGATCTTGCTGCGATGGCAGGTTGCTCACCGACATCAGTGATTTGCGAAATCATGAAGGATGATGGCAGCATGGCGCGCTTGCCAGACTTGCTAGAGTTTGCCAAAGAGCATCAACTCAAAATTGGTAGCATCGCTGACCTCATTCAATATCGCAGCCAACATGAAAGTATTGTGGTGCGTGAAGGTGTTCGCGAATTCATCACTCCCTGGGGTAAGTTTGAAGGCATCATTTACCGTGATACCCCAAGCTCATGCATTCATATTGCGCTTGTCAATGGCAAACCATCAGAGGCTGAAGAAACGCTGGTGCGCGTACATGAGCCCGTTACAGTGCTCGACTTTTTAGATGCTAATGTCAGTACCCATTCATGGCCACTAGCTCAGGCTCTTCAACAGTTAGCAGCTGCTCCAGCAGGAGTTGCCGTTTTACTCAATGCCGCAGGCATTGCTGCCCCCAATGATGCTGATTGGTTGGCACAATTTCAAAAGCTCAATCAATCGAAAGAGGAAGTAATAAAGCCTTTGGCTCGTAAAACAGATTTCCGTAGCTACGGTATCGGCGCCCAGATCCTGAAAGATATTGGTGTGGGTAAGATGCGTTTGCTAGCCAACCCAAGCCCCGTACCAAGCCTATCCGGCTATAAGCTAGAAGTAACTGGCTACACCCCTTATCAGCCCAAGTAA
- a CDS encoding GspH/FimT family pseudopilin yields MNKNFQPDTGVSLLEMMAVILIVAISAIITMPLLQEQIAIREIEFVARRFIAHAHFARQQALHLGEPVRLEPSLGKWESGWAVYSACIGKTIKPSCVSKTWISQGKTDPIFFKGGARHFIDPHTGKTGILFNAAGAAKTAQGGFVANRLVLGHQRVPDLERQLILGSGGRWRICDPARDAKRCH; encoded by the coding sequence TTGAATAAAAATTTTCAGCCTGATACCGGCGTTAGCTTGCTAGAGATGATGGCAGTAATTTTGATAGTGGCTATTTCAGCAATAATCACCATGCCACTTTTGCAAGAGCAGATTGCCATTCGTGAAATTGAATTCGTTGCCAGAAGATTTATTGCACATGCTCACTTTGCTCGTCAGCAAGCATTACACCTGGGGGAGCCAGTAAGGCTAGAGCCTAGCTTGGGCAAATGGGAAAGTGGTTGGGCTGTCTATAGCGCTTGTATTGGTAAGACTATCAAACCCTCGTGCGTTAGCAAGACATGGATTTCTCAGGGCAAGACTGACCCCATCTTCTTTAAAGGTGGAGCTAGGCACTTTATTGATCCTCACACAGGCAAGACAGGCATTCTTTTTAATGCTGCTGGAGCAGCTAAAACAGCCCAAGGTGGATTTGTAGCCAATCGCCTAGTCCTTGGTCATCAGAGGGTTCCCGACCTAGAGCGCCAGCTGATATTGGGTAGCGGTGGACGCTGGCGCATCTGTGACCCTGCCAGGGATGCAAAGCGATGCCATTGA
- the ribD gene encoding bifunctional diaminohydroxyphosphoribosylaminopyrimidine deaminase/5-amino-6-(5-phosphoribosylamino)uracil reductase RibD — translation MYTAVDHQWMSEALAQAQKALYLANPNPRVGCVIVKDGQVIGRGFTQRAGGSHAEVQALADAKANGKDPAGSTIYVTLEPCSHTGRTPPCVDGLIAAKPAKVITAMKDPNPLVSGNGLEKLRAAGIEVQCGLMEMEAQAFNRGFISRMTRGLPWVRLKIAASLDGKTALPNGESQWITGPLARADGHHWRAQACAIVTGVGTVKEDDPSLNVREVETQRQPWRIIVDSKLETPTNAKILNNLDQSGAMIICASMNTAEQQEKAKAFEARGIEVITMANVSGKVDLPGLFAYLAQEREMNEIHVESGFKLNGSMLREDCVDELLLYYAPFFMGEGIGIANVPALPSLKSRDDWQIIDQSLLGNDFRLRLIKRP, via the coding sequence ATGTATACCGCTGTTGATCACCAATGGATGAGCGAGGCTTTGGCCCAGGCTCAAAAAGCACTTTATTTGGCGAACCCTAATCCGCGGGTAGGTTGCGTCATCGTTAAAGATGGGCAAGTCATCGGTCGAGGGTTTACTCAACGCGCTGGCGGTTCTCATGCAGAAGTGCAAGCGCTTGCAGATGCTAAAGCAAATGGAAAAGATCCTGCTGGCTCTACGATCTATGTCACTCTGGAGCCATGCAGTCATACCGGCCGCACTCCACCATGTGTAGATGGACTCATTGCCGCAAAGCCAGCCAAAGTCATTACGGCAATGAAGGATCCAAACCCGCTCGTCTCGGGAAATGGTCTGGAGAAACTGAGAGCAGCGGGTATTGAAGTGCAATGTGGCTTGATGGAAATGGAAGCGCAAGCATTCAATCGTGGATTCATATCCAGAATGACTCGAGGTCTACCGTGGGTACGCTTGAAGATAGCCGCAAGTCTTGATGGAAAAACCGCTTTACCAAATGGTGAAAGTCAGTGGATTACTGGCCCTCTTGCTAGGGCTGATGGGCATCATTGGCGCGCTCAAGCCTGTGCAATTGTGACTGGTGTCGGTACTGTTAAAGAGGATGATCCTTCTCTGAATGTACGAGAAGTTGAAACGCAACGTCAGCCTTGGCGAATTATTGTGGACTCTAAATTAGAGACGCCGACCAATGCCAAGATTTTGAATAATCTAGATCAGTCTGGCGCTATGATTATTTGTGCCAGCATGAATACTGCAGAACAACAAGAAAAAGCCAAGGCCTTTGAGGCTAGAGGAATTGAAGTAATTACCATGGCTAACGTATCTGGTAAGGTGGATTTACCGGGACTCTTTGCTTATCTTGCGCAAGAGCGAGAGATGAATGAGATTCATGTGGAGTCAGGCTTTAAGCTCAATGGCTCAATGCTCAGAGAAGATTGTGTGGATGAGCTTTTGCTCTATTACGCCCCATTTTTTATGGGTGAAGGTATTGGCATAGCAAATGTACCAGCATTGCCGTCCTTAAAGTCTCGAGATGACTGGCAAATTATTGACCAAAGCTTGCTTGGCAATGATTTCAGGCTCAGACTAATTAAACGCCCATAA
- a CDS encoding riboflavin synthase, translating into MFTGIITAVGQIKSAQAKGDGLHLVVEVPSGYLDDVALGDSIAIQGACMTATDFDGNTFALDISRESLNKTVGLDQVGSVNLEKALRLNDRLGGHLVSGHVDGVGKVAHFSQIAQDAYGSWLLRIEAPKELAPFLAYKGSIVVNGVSLTVNKTEDSNKACVVDINIIPHTLQNTTLGNLKQGDAVNLEIDLIARYVARMLETQVK; encoded by the coding sequence ATGTTCACTGGAATCATCACTGCCGTAGGTCAAATCAAAAGCGCTCAAGCAAAAGGCGATGGCTTGCACTTAGTTGTTGAAGTTCCTTCGGGTTATTTGGATGATGTGGCGCTTGGAGACAGTATTGCCATTCAGGGGGCCTGCATGACAGCAACTGACTTTGATGGCAATACCTTTGCTTTGGATATTTCTCGTGAGTCTTTAAATAAGACTGTTGGCTTAGATCAAGTTGGCTCAGTGAATCTAGAAAAAGCACTTCGATTAAACGATCGACTTGGCGGTCACTTGGTGAGTGGTCACGTTGATGGAGTAGGTAAGGTTGCCCACTTTTCCCAGATTGCTCAAGATGCCTACGGATCTTGGCTATTACGCATTGAGGCGCCTAAAGAATTAGCCCCATTCTTGGCCTATAAAGGTTCAATCGTGGTCAATGGCGTATCTCTGACTGTCAATAAAACAGAGGATAGTAATAAGGCCTGTGTCGTTGATATCAATATCATCCCGCATACCTTGCAAAATACAACGCTAGGTAATCTCAAGCAGGGCGATGCCGTAAATTTAGAGATTGATTTGATTGCGCGTTATGTAGCGCGTATGCTTGAAACACAAGTTAAATAA
- the queC gene encoding 7-cyano-7-deazaguanine synthase QueC, protein MSKLSAAFQNIAPRKSGAPAVILFSGGLDSTTVLALAKDLGYSPYALSVGYGQRHSSELAAAKHIAKQIGVARHEVVNLDLTRFGGSALTDSSIAVPIIPGKDQEIPVTYVPARNTILLSLALGWAESLGGLDVFYGANSVDYSGYPDCRPEYVSSFEAMANLATKVGVEAVNNDHRFRVHAPIIQLTKAEIIQLGSTLGVDYSQTVSCYQANDLGEACGECESCRLRQAGFKQANVSDPTRYQKNK, encoded by the coding sequence ATGTCTAAGCTGTCTGCAGCCTTTCAGAATATCGCGCCACGCAAGTCTGGGGCACCTGCAGTCATTTTATTTTCGGGTGGCTTAGATTCCACTACCGTGCTTGCGCTAGCAAAAGACTTGGGCTACTCGCCTTATGCCCTATCAGTAGGCTATGGTCAACGCCACTCCTCTGAATTAGCTGCTGCGAAACATATTGCCAAACAAATTGGCGTCGCGCGTCATGAAGTTGTCAATCTCGATTTAACACGTTTTGGTGGCTCAGCATTAACGGACTCATCGATTGCTGTGCCTATCATTCCAGGCAAAGATCAAGAAATCCCGGTGACCTACGTCCCAGCACGCAACACGATTTTGCTATCTCTAGCCTTAGGTTGGGCTGAATCACTCGGTGGTTTAGATGTGTTCTATGGAGCGAACTCTGTAGACTACTCGGGCTACCCTGATTGCCGCCCAGAATACGTATCCTCTTTTGAAGCCATGGCTAACCTAGCCACTAAAGTTGGTGTAGAAGCAGTCAATAATGACCATCGCTTCCGTGTTCATGCGCCCATTATCCAACTCACCAAAGCTGAAATTATTCAGTTGGGTAGCACTCTTGGTGTGGATTACTCACAGACAGTGTCTTGCTATCAAGCTAATGATTTAGGTGAAGCCTGTGGCGAATGCGAATCTTGCCGCCTAAGACAAGCAGGCTTTAAGCAGGCTAATGTAAGCGATCCAACACGCTATCAAAAAAATAAATAA